Genomic DNA from Synechococcus sp. UW179A:
AGATCTTGATTTGCAAGCTCCATGAAGACCTTTTAATACTCACTGAATATTGGCCGCTCAAAAAGCTCTTGCTGTAACGATTGCTTCGCCAAACATTTACAATTGGCATAAATACAGCCCTTAAAGATTAACGCCGACAAGTTAATTCTATTGACGGATTATGGGCGAATGCAACCAGCGGCAAGGCAACAAGATGCATGCCTATGTGTGCAAATGTTAGGGCCAGAGATGCGAATGCACAGCAGCGATGCACCTGCAACATTTGTGCCTTAAAAGAAAAATAAATAGTAAAGCGTCGGATTTGTGCGGCGAACTTCTGCGAACATCTGCGAACCCTAAAAATCGTTTTTGCAGACGACGATGAGCCGCAGAGGCCTGATGGCGAATCAGCTTGCAAGTGCTTAGTCAATCTCTCGGCTTTTGGCCACAGCAGATCAACTCACGTAAGAGCCAGGATTGGTCAGATGCCAGTCAGCGTTGGGTTCCACTCAAGGCTCATCAATGCATGAACTGAAGCCGATTCAAGACGCTTTAAGCCTCACAGCAGAAGCCTATGGATCCTTGACTCCCAGAAGCTGATCGTCGATCTGTCAAAAACCAGGGCAACGTTCGCTCACAGACATGACAAGGCAGCTGAAGCTCGATGGATTATTGACGTGTTTAAAGGAGGGCTGATGGCGTTCACGCCTGATGGTCAGGGACCTAATCACATCAAAATCAGCATGGTCTGATGCTCTGACCTCTGAATGATCAAACAATGCTCAGTGACCACTCACTCACGCTCTGGCCAGCTGTACGATGAGTCTGCTTAACCGCCTTTTAACCTTCTTAAGGCCTTTGAGCGATGAGTCACTGAATGCAGGTGAAATAGATGAATCCGGACAAACAGCACCGCAAACTTGTCAGGCTCAAGATCAAAGCAGAGGAATGCCTCACGAGGGAGCAGGCTCAAAAAATCATTCGCAAAGCTGACAAAGCTCACAGGAAGCTCTCAGAAGGCCACAACAACGCAGCCTGATGTGTTGGCCCCGTTGTGATTCCTTGGTAGCGAGCTCAGAGCAACACCACTCTCGAGGCATGCGAACCGGTAGAGATGCGGGTCGACAGAAGGCTTCATCATGGTGACGATCGGTGGAAATGCCACCATCACGGCCCAATGGAAGACACCACACTGGCAATGGAGGAGCATTGGCCCGTTGAGGAGCAGCTCAAACTGGTCAATCAAGCCTGTGATCAGATCGAACAGATTCTGGATGACCTTGTGCAAAACACGGCATGTTCCAATCATGCGATTCGCGATCTGCTGAACACACTGTCAGAACAATGGTCTGACAGCGAACAGACCATGGCCTGGGGAAAGCCAGTGAACAACCAGCAACTGGAGGCCTGTTGACTGAAGCCCAGAGCCTCACAAGTTCAAGATCCTGACTCAATTCATCCGCCTTCCTGAAGCATGTGATGCAAGGGCCGGTAGTGAACCCATGCCAGGTTGTCAGTCCAATCGTCGACAGGCGCGATTGGTCGCCTAACTGCGACTCCGGCGCTTCCATCCAGTTGCAGCGCCGGACTAGGCGAGACCAGACAGTTGCAGGTTCTACTGCGACAAGTGGCGGAAAACCGCCTTGGCAGGACATCTGCAGGGCCGAAAAGGACTAATACCTAATCCTTGCAAGTGCGTGTCTTTACTCTTTCCATGGGCGACGAACCAGGGTTAGACCAGAGGAAGAACAAACGTACTTCAATGCCGATTTATCCTCCCTTGGGACCGCCCACCTCAAACGTCATCGATGCGGCTTCAGCTTTCCTGTCGATCCGCCCTGGTCAGTTCATCATCGTCAGAGAACTGACACCTACCACTGAGAGAGTTGATATCGAAAGGAACTGGTGGTTAGGGCAAGTGATTTTCTGCAAGGGATGGGGGAAACATTCAAAGCTGAACTCGCTTTTTCAGGTGGCAGACGTTGAAGACGGCGCAATTCGCTGGGTTCATCCCACCCAGGTAACCCACGTCCTGCATGGACTGGACGGGATTGGACAAGAAGGCTGGGATGGATTCGAGGATTAATCGATTCTCCACAAAAAGCTGTCAGAAAAAAAAGGAGGCCTTCCCGGCCTCCGTCTACCTATCACCAAAGGAGAAGTGCTCGACGCCTCTCCTGTCTTCAGTATGTGTATCGCATAGAACATGTGCCTGAGATCACATACTCATTGCCGAAGGGCAGCTTTCTCTGGTAATGAGCTCGCCAACTCGGCAATCGGTCTGGCCAAGACTTAAATTGTCGCTGCTTCACGATCGAGGCGTAAATCATCATGTTCAGTGGATGATTCACCGCCAGCTCTGTTAAACATTCCTGGATTGACTGGAATGGCAGCACAGTGAAAAAGGAGGTGAAAACGATCGAGCGAATCTGAGATGGTTGGGACCTAAAAAATTGGCAATCTGGGGGCATGCTCGTTTGCCGTGATGATGCCTAGCCAACCGACATAACAAACAACAAG
This window encodes:
- a CDS encoding DUF3104 domain-containing protein, which gives rise to MGDEPGLDQRKNKRTSMPIYPPLGPPTSNVIDAASAFLSIRPGQFIIVRELTPTTERVDIERNWWLGQVIFCKGWGKHSKLNSLFQVADVEDGAIRWVHPTQVTHVLHGLDGIGQEGWDGFED